A part of Candidatus Omnitrophota bacterium genomic DNA contains:
- a CDS encoding DUF3786 domain-containing protein — protein sequence MIYPIKRVKYVSVGYEIAINKAWEELLKLNPEDPASVRFLADEYTVDFKEKRIISLACNAPAKDFTAILILHYLVVKSKGLPELTGEWVSFKELSGVEGYYPAFRKRAIEPIIRKYGAHPGGILTVLERLPAKRVDQGDIGIVLEAFTDVPVMIELWRPDDEFGPEANMLFDKNINKIFCTEDIVVLAGFLASQL from the coding sequence TTGATTTATCCAATAAAAAGAGTAAAATATGTTTCTGTGGGTTATGAGATAGCCATAAATAAGGCCTGGGAAGAATTACTTAAATTAAACCCGGAAGATCCTGCGTCGGTCAGATTCCTGGCTGATGAATATACTGTAGATTTTAAGGAGAAGAGGATAATCTCGTTGGCCTGTAACGCGCCGGCCAAAGATTTTACCGCTATCCTGATCCTGCATTATTTAGTCGTTAAATCCAAAGGCCTGCCGGAATTAACCGGAGAATGGGTAAGTTTTAAGGAATTATCAGGAGTAGAAGGTTATTATCCGGCTTTTAGAAAAAGGGCCATTGAGCCGATTATTAGAAAGTATGGGGCTCACCCCGGAGGCATACTTACAGTTTTAGAGCGGTTGCCGGCTAAAAGAGTGGACCAGGGCGATATAGGCATTGTTTTAGAGGCATTTACTGATGTGCCGGTAATGATAGAACTCTGGCGGCCGGATGATGAGTTTGGGCCGGAAGCCAACATGCTTTTTGATAAAAATATCAACAAAATTTTTTGTACGGAAGATATCGTAGTATTGGCAGGATTTTTAGCCAGCCAGTTATAA
- a CDS encoding thermonuclease family protein, whose product MKKIIFIAVMVLSLGFIHLVMADEPIKIYNTENWGLAIPFGKTYDYTNIYVKRVVDGDTIQLETGEKVRLIGIDTPEMHESNKLYKDSQRSGQDTAAIRESGRRAYEFTKKLVEGKRVSLEFDVEKYDKYQRLLAYVYLKGDGTFVNAEIISQGYASLMTIPPNVKYADSFLKLYQEARQNKRGLWK is encoded by the coding sequence ATGAAAAAAATTATTTTTATTGCGGTTATGGTATTGTCTCTGGGGTTTATTCATTTGGTTATGGCTGATGAGCCGATTAAAATTTATAATACTGAAAACTGGGGCCTGGCCATACCCTTTGGCAAGACCTATGATTATACGAATATTTATGTCAAGAGGGTAGTTGATGGCGATACCATCCAACTTGAGACAGGCGAGAAGGTGCGGCTCATTGGTATAGATACCCCGGAGATGCATGAGTCAAATAAGCTCTATAAGGATAGCCAGAGGAGCGGGCAGGATACTGCCGCGATCCGGGAATCAGGCAGGCGCGCCTATGAATTTACTAAAAAGTTGGTAGAAGGTAAGCGTGTCAGCCTGGAATTTGATGTAGAAAAATACGATAAATACCAGCGGCTCTTGGCTTACGTATATTTAAAAGGAGACGGCACGTTTGTGAACGCGGAAATTATCAGTCAAGGGTATGCTTCTTTGATGACTATCCCGCCGAATGTAAAATACGCGGATTCATTTTTGAAATTATATCAGGAGGCGCGTCAAAATAAACGCGGCCTATGGAAATAG
- a CDS encoding tyrosine-type recombinase/integrase, with product MDYLKEFENYLRYERQLAESSACQYLTMLVEFKKFLMADLTRPQQFNIVSRTDVLEFLSYLRNDKKINNSTISNYIAALRSYYKWATYTTKNETLTPLLHYLVNIVRIKKPHVVPFVPTLEEITRLRDTLRAYLELSSYDKMRATYKKILTAYTMIELLITTGMRSNELRNLQYKDVDLENKVIFISHGKGGHQRYSIFGDGAVNLFKEYFKIFEFQPNDYIFPIKHPKHINSIVKRWAARAKISTKLHTHSFRHFFITESENRGIPLQIIADQVGHFSLNSTKHYTHLNIQKVRNHYNNKEI from the coding sequence ATGGATTATTTAAAGGAATTCGAAAATTATTTACGGTATGAAAGACAACTCGCCGAGTCTTCTGCATGCCAATATTTAACGATGTTGGTTGAATTTAAGAAATTTTTGATGGCAGATTTAACCCGCCCCCAACAATTCAATATTGTTTCCAGGACTGATGTTTTAGAATTTTTATCCTATTTGCGTAATGATAAAAAGATAAATAATTCTACTATATCAAATTATATTGCGGCTTTAAGAAGCTATTATAAATGGGCCACCTATACCACAAAAAATGAAACCCTTACCCCGCTTTTACATTACTTAGTCAATATTGTCAGAATAAAAAAACCTCACGTAGTCCCCTTTGTCCCAACCTTAGAAGAAATAACGCGATTAAGAGATACCTTGAGGGCATACTTGGAATTAAGTTCTTATGATAAAATGCGGGCTACCTATAAAAAAATATTGACCGCCTATACAATGATTGAATTACTGATAACTACCGGTATGCGTTCCAATGAATTGCGTAATCTTCAATATAAAGACGTGGATCTCGAAAATAAAGTCATATTTATCAGCCATGGGAAGGGGGGTCATCAACGGTATAGCATATTTGGGGATGGTGCTGTCAATCTTTTCAAAGAATATTTTAAGATTTTCGAATTCCAACCCAACGACTATATTTTCCCCATTAAGCATCCGAAACATATAAATTCAATCGTAAAACGCTGGGCAGCCCGGGCCAAGATTAGCACGAAATTACATACCCATTCTTTTAGACATTTTTTTATTACTGAATCAGAAAATCGCGGAATTCCATTACAGATTATCGCGGATCAGGTAGGACATTTCAGCCTCAACTCAACAAAGCATTATACACATTTAAATATACAGAAAGTTAGGAATCACTATAATAATAAAGAAATTTAA
- a CDS encoding chorismate synthase translates to MLRFLTAGESHGKALVAILEGMPAGLRVDAAKINQELKRRQQGIGRGKRMQFEDDKARIISGLRKGLTLGSPIALCIENKDFSIEKLPAVTCPRPGHADLAGLLKYGFLDARNVLERASARETASRVGIGAICKIFLQEFKIKISSRVLSIAGVSTPLEMREKIDQAKADKDTVGGIFEVVAKGLPCGLGSYVQADRRLDGKLAQAIMSIPGIKGVEIGLGFRSAYLFGSEVHDAIYYNKNKGYFHKTNNAGGIEGGVSNGEDIVAYACMKPISTLLEPLDSVNILTKKPAKATVQRSDICAVESAGIIAESALAYVLADAFLEKFGSDALGDIKDSYRNYLKRMR, encoded by the coding sequence ATGTTGAGATTTTTGACCGCAGGTGAGTCGCACGGGAAAGCATTAGTAGCGATTTTAGAGGGCATGCCCGCAGGGTTAAGGGTGGATGCCGCTAAGATAAATCAGGAATTAAAGCGCCGGCAGCAAGGAATCGGCCGGGGTAAGCGCATGCAGTTTGAAGATGATAAGGCCAGGATAATTTCCGGGTTAAGAAAAGGCCTGACTTTGGGCAGCCCCATTGCCCTATGTATTGAGAATAAAGATTTCAGTATTGAGAAATTACCTGCTGTAACTTGTCCGCGCCCGGGGCATGCGGATTTAGCTGGATTATTAAAGTATGGCTTTCTGGATGCGCGTAACGTATTGGAGCGGGCCTCGGCAAGAGAGACTGCCAGCCGCGTCGGCATCGGCGCAATCTGCAAAATTTTCTTGCAGGAATTCAAAATAAAAATATCCAGCCGGGTCTTGTCTATTGCCGGCGTATCTACTCCATTAGAAATGAGAGAAAAGATTGACCAAGCCAAGGCTGATAAGGATACGGTAGGCGGCATTTTTGAAGTAGTAGCTAAAGGCCTGCCTTGCGGCTTGGGGAGTTATGTGCAGGCAGACAGGCGCTTAGATGGAAAACTCGCACAGGCCATTATGTCTATCCCGGGGATTAAAGGGGTAGAAATCGGCTTAGGCTTTCGGTCTGCTTACCTTTTTGGTTCCGAAGTCCATGATGCGATTTATTATAATAAGAACAAAGGTTATTTCCATAAGACCAATAATGCCGGCGGTATTGAAGGCGGTGTATCTAACGGTGAAGATATCGTGGCGTATGCCTGTATGAAACCCATCTCTACGTTATTAGAGCCTTTAGATTCAGTGAATATACTCACCAAAAAACCTGCCAAGGCCACTGTCCAACGTTCGGATATCTGCGCAGTTGAGTCTGCAGGCATAATTGCCGAGTCAGCACTGGCGTATGTGCTTGCTGATGCCTTCCTGGAAAAGTTCGGCAGCGACGCGCTGGGCGATATAAAAGACAGCTACCGGAATTATTTAAAAAGAATGCGTTAG